The following are from one region of the Arcobacter defluvii genome:
- a CDS encoding DUF4198 domain-containing protein produces MKKLVYLIFLSLFATISLNAHEIWLELDDKKDEAKLFFGHFDGKQLESGEKFSRIKEGEVYPTELLKEVKKNNNNITYVLNKKGDITIVRTSEPRKARDSEIIENKIAYSKAGRTNTQVVTDFDIIPIEKNSNTFKIVFKNEPIKKSKIRVISPTGWEKTFDSNDKGEFTIHTPWIGKYLIQANFEDETKGEIDGKEYDKTIHAITYTIDVEQGIPWNIKR; encoded by the coding sequence TTGAAAAAATTAGTTTATTTGATATTCTTATCACTTTTTGCCACAATTAGTTTAAATGCCCATGAAATTTGGTTAGAACTAGATGATAAAAAAGATGAAGCAAAATTGTTTTTTGGACATTTTGATGGAAAACAGTTAGAAAGTGGTGAAAAATTTTCTAGGATAAAAGAAGGTGAGGTTTATCCTACAGAATTGCTAAAAGAAGTTAAAAAAAATAATAACAATATCACTTATGTATTAAATAAAAAAGGTGATATAACAATTGTTAGAACATCTGAACCTAGAAAGGCTAGAGATTCAGAAATTATAGAGAACAAAATTGCTTATTCAAAAGCAGGAAGAACAAATACACAGGTTGTTACTGATTTTGACATTATTCCAATTGAAAAAAATAGTAATACTTTTAAAATAGTTTTCAAAAATGAACCAATAAAGAAATCTAAAATTAGAGTTATTTCTCCAACTGGTTGGGAAAAAACTTTTGATTCAAATGACAAAGGTGAATTTACAATTCATACTCCTTGGATAGGAAAATATTTAATTCAAGCAAATTTTGAAGATGAAACAAAAGGTGAAATTGATGGAAAGGAATATGATAAAACAATTCACGCAATTACATACACTATAGATGTAGAACAAGGTATACCTTGGAATATAAAAAGATAA
- a CDS encoding PepSY-associated TM helix domain-containing protein — MHKKIWFKIHWILGITAGIVLFVVGVTGAVLSFEKEITRFINQDSFVVSVPENKTKLSTKELLEKFQAGNPKAKINSISISSDLDASVVLNVEGEGKDARRGVNYYLNPYTAEILPDLKGRDFFSLMLRLHRWLALEGDAREVGKQTVAISTVSLIILVISGIIVYWGRIKHSFFKSFTFKFKHKGRAFLSTMHSAIGMWVIPFYLLAALTGLYWSYGWYNTMLYKIAGVEKPQRMMPPKEQQKVEGQKVEQKPIAQAPRGEKPKRDISQMGENPKMQVQRREENSQSKFADVQKAIDMFNIFIQKDYYSFTVRLPQKGTIYSFTYLDDKSDYFRHSNTLELDINSWQLLKDDRFKEKPLNEQLMRSILPLHTGEYFGIIGQIGMFLASSLMALFVITGFMLFINRHKKKKAKK; from the coding sequence ATGCATAAAAAAATATGGTTTAAGATACATTGGATTTTAGGAATAACAGCAGGGATAGTTCTTTTTGTTGTTGGAGTAACAGGGGCGGTATTATCTTTTGAAAAAGAGATAACAAGATTTATAAATCAAGATAGTTTTGTTGTAAGTGTTCCAGAAAATAAAACTAAATTATCAACAAAAGAGTTATTAGAAAAGTTTCAAGCAGGAAATCCTAAAGCAAAAATTAATAGTATCTCTATTTCTAGTGATTTAGATGCTTCAGTTGTTTTAAATGTTGAAGGAGAAGGAAAAGATGCTAGAAGAGGAGTAAATTATTATTTAAATCCCTATACAGCAGAAATTTTACCTGACTTAAAAGGAAGAGATTTCTTTTCATTAATGCTAAGATTACATAGATGGTTGGCTTTAGAGGGAGATGCGCGAGAAGTTGGAAAACAAACTGTTGCTATTTCAACAGTCTCTTTAATAATTCTTGTAATTAGTGGTATTATTGTTTATTGGGGAAGAATAAAACACTCTTTTTTCAAAAGTTTCACTTTTAAATTTAAACATAAGGGTAGAGCATTTTTATCAACAATGCATAGTGCAATAGGAATGTGGGTTATACCATTTTATTTGCTTGCTGCATTAACTGGACTTTACTGGTCTTATGGTTGGTATAATACAATGTTATATAAAATAGCAGGTGTTGAAAAACCTCAAAGAATGATGCCTCCAAAAGAACAGCAAAAAGTTGAGGGGCAAAAAGTAGAGCAAAAGCCAATAGCACAAGCACCTAGAGGAGAAAAACCAAAAAGAGATATTTCTCAAATGGGAGAAAATCCAAAAATGCAAGTTCAAAGGAGAGAAGAAAATTCTCAATCCAAATTTGCTGATGTTCAAAAAGCTATAGATATGTTTAATATTTTTATTCAAAAAGATTATTATTCATTTACAGTTAGATTACCTCAAAAAGGAACGATTTATAGTTTTACTTATTTAGATGATAAATCAGACTATTTTAGACATTCAAATACTTTAGAATTAGATATTAATTCTTGGCAATTATTAAAAGATGATAGATTTAAAGAAAAACCTTTAAATGAACAATTAATGAGAAGTATTTTGCCTTTACACACAGGTGAGTATTTTGGGATTATTGGTCAAATTGGTATGTTTTTAGCTTCATCTTTAATGGCACTTTTTGTAATAACTGGATTTATGTTATTTATAAATAGACATAAAAAGAAAAAAGCAAAAAAATAG
- a CDS encoding response regulator transcription factor, with translation MIKNINILKSLSILYAEDDIVIRETITRILKMFFKEVFIASDGNEALKIYENKKPNVLMLDYVMPNLDGFQTAKIIRELNKKIPIILVSAYTDKEKLLNAIEINLIKYLEKPILYDDLINAFDSVIHFLETNNLILTKLDENTCYSFITKNIIKNEQEISLSKNEILFLELLLDKSNQLVTKEIIENIVFKENVDENTLRNMVYRLRKKLDTEVIITIKDLGYLIRI, from the coding sequence TTGATTAAAAATATAAATATATTAAAATCATTATCAATTCTTTATGCAGAAGATGACATAGTAATTAGAGAAACTATAACAAGAATTTTAAAAATGTTCTTTAAAGAAGTTTTTATTGCATCTGATGGAAATGAAGCATTAAAAATCTATGAAAATAAAAAACCTAATGTTCTTATGTTAGACTACGTTATGCCTAATTTAGATGGATTCCAAACAGCTAAAATTATAAGAGAATTAAATAAAAAGATCCCTATTATTCTTGTGAGTGCATATACTGATAAAGAAAAGTTACTAAATGCAATTGAAATTAATTTAATAAAATATTTAGAAAAACCTATTTTATATGATGACTTAATAAATGCATTTGATAGTGTAATACATTTTTTAGAAACTAATAATTTAATTCTTACAAAACTTGATGAAAATACTTGTTATTCATTCATTACAAAAAATATTATAAAAAATGAACAAGAAATATCACTAAGTAAAAATGAAATACTATTCTTAGAGCTTTTATTGGATAAATCAAATCAATTAGTTACAAAAGAGATTATCGAAAATATTGTTTTTAAAGAAAATGTTGATGAAAATACATTGAGAAATATGGTTTATAGATTAAGAAAAAAATTAGATACAGAAGTAATAATAACTATTAAAGATTTAGGATATTTAATTAGAATCTAA
- a CDS encoding transporter substrate-binding domain-containing protein — protein sequence MKKIFLIFLFLISSLFSKNINLNEKEINYLKEKKTITMCVDPDWEPFEKINKEGFHEGIAADLIKLISEKLKIKIKLIYTTNWDESILFSKEKKCDILSFLNDTQKRREWLTFTDVLFEDPNVLVGRVERKYIEDISKENLSIALPKETAMAERFAKDFPNLTIIPTDSEDEAFKLVEEQKADLTLRSMIVTAYTIKKNGIFNLKIIGEPKGYENNLRIGVRKDEPILRDILNKAINKITKKDIDNIINKYVTIVIEKTTTFTVALWILATLLIAVFIILLWNYMLNKKVKNEIKKNQKQQQQLIEQKRKAEIGELLGNISHQWKNGLTQISSLNLEMILMYELKEDFINNEAFYDRLKDTENSIKFMIDTMNTFLNYYKEENHFSEFNIKNNINEVLKLVDIEIKNSKIDIKIIENFPLKISANKNEWMHIWLNLFTNCIKISKIRNIEIPKIEILINEKNIIFRDNCEGFKKDILKTILNNEQKGLGLKMSSKILEKNDWGIIIENSKTGAKITLFDKK from the coding sequence ATGAAAAAAATCTTTTTAATCTTTTTATTTTTAATTTCTTCACTTTTTTCAAAAAACATAAATTTAAATGAAAAAGAGATTAATTATTTAAAAGAAAAAAAAACTATAACTATGTGTGTTGACCCAGATTGGGAACCCTTTGAAAAAATAAATAAAGAGGGATTTCATGAAGGTATAGCAGCAGATTTAATAAAATTAATTTCAGAAAAATTAAAAATAAAAATTAAGTTAATTTATACAACTAATTGGGATGAAAGTATTCTTTTTTCAAAAGAGAAAAAATGTGATATTTTAAGTTTTTTAAATGATACTCAAAAGAGAAGAGAATGGCTAACATTTACAGATGTTTTATTTGAAGATCCAAATGTCCTTGTTGGAAGAGTTGAAAGAAAATATATTGAAGATATTTCAAAAGAAAATTTATCAATAGCACTTCCAAAAGAGACAGCAATGGCTGAACGTTTTGCAAAAGATTTTCCAAATCTTACAATCATACCAACAGATAGTGAAGATGAGGCATTTAAACTTGTAGAAGAACAAAAAGCAGATTTAACGCTTCGATCTATGATAGTTACGGCTTACACTATCAAAAAAAATGGAATATTTAATCTTAAAATAATTGGTGAACCTAAAGGATATGAGAATAATCTAAGAATTGGTGTAAGAAAAGATGAGCCAATTTTAAGAGATATATTAAATAAAGCTATAAATAAAATCACAAAAAAAGATATAGATAACATTATAAATAAATATGTAACTATAGTAATTGAAAAGACTACCACTTTTACGGTTGCTCTTTGGATTTTAGCTACTTTATTAATTGCTGTTTTTATAATTCTTTTGTGGAATTATATGCTGAATAAAAAAGTAAAAAACGAAATTAAGAAAAATCAAAAACAACAACAGCAATTAATAGAACAAAAAAGAAAAGCAGAAATTGGAGAACTACTAGGCAATATTTCTCATCAATGGAAAAATGGTTTAACACAAATATCTTCATTGAATTTAGAGATGATTTTAATGTATGAACTAAAAGAAGATTTTATTAATAATGAAGCCTTTTATGATAGATTAAAAGATACAGAAAATTCTATAAAATTTATGATTGATACTATGAATACATTTTTAAATTATTATAAAGAAGAGAATCATTTTTCAGAATTTAATATCAAAAACAATATAAATGAGGTTTTAAAATTAGTTGATATTGAAATAAAAAATTCTAAAATTGATATTAAAATAATTGAAAATTTTCCTTTAAAAATAAGTGCTAATAAAAATGAATGGATGCATATTTGGTTAAATTTATTCACAAATTGTATTAAAATTTCTAAAATTAGAAATATTGAAATTCCGAAAATTGAAATACTTATAAATGAAAAAAATATAATTTTTAGAGACAATTGTGAAGGTTTCAAAAAAGATATATTAAAAACAATCCTAAATAATGAACAAAAAGGATTAGGATTAAAAATGAGTTCTAAAATATTAGAAAAAAATGATTGGGGAATAATCATAGAAAATTCTAAAACAGGTGCAAAAATCACTTTATTTGATAAAAAATAA
- a CDS encoding beta strand repeat-containing protein, producing MDSDNTGGATPISNYRFLDIVGDVVFNGAVGSNYELGTLSVSGDSEINGGVVKTNGTQTYTGAVTLGNDTSFVTNNSDITFGSSIDAKAGVTPAPNLSFTAGNGDISVSGAIGSNSALGDIEIVSAKDVTTNGITADNFTQLSGTGTSTFNGTTDLTGNFDFTGTNLTVNAPMNIDGSAEITNSGLFTTSSNGDILAKDGFVQNGTGDNSLAGDITTDGNNISFAGNVTLTDDITISTGTGPGDVTFAKEVNSDGSTPANGLTINALDGVVKFDEAIGGTSPLGNFSVTSNEFLFNDLTSTSNVDINVQGDFESGNITAGGDMSISTTGDITQKSGSNLVITGDSTFEAVGGDLILTEAGNSFTGQVNMTAQDIQIDYAGGDFTVGNVSSTNLDITSTTGDITQASGTSIVVLNETTLASTSGDITLSGENDFQGTVNASGANVALNDVNGIELGTISASESLGVSATDDITQSPTSVITSNGETTLASTTGDVTLDGENDFQGTVNASGANVALNDVNGIELGTISASESLGVSATDDITQSPTSVITSNGETTLASTTGDVTLDGENDFQGTVNASGANVALNDVNGIELGTISASESLGVSATDDITQSSSSVITSNGKTTLASTTGDVTLDGENDFQGTVNASGANVALNDVNGIELGTITASESLGVSATDDITQSPSSVITSNGKTTLASTTGDVTLDGRTNQFKGKINLNAKNAKINATSKLNLGDIKLNTKLQGTGAPNDTLNASDISNIITKDFSNVEKNIKIVTDNLKNLFSNKLENNNLTASIIERLNFPNTNNISLVSIPPEKIEVEKITFSELVLMNEKSQNKDVNSDIIIALAENSAIKLINSGVNLPEGVEQEFYVIKQDKDNKGINQ from the coding sequence GTGGATAGTGATAATACAGGTGGAGCAACACCAATATCAAATTATAGATTTTTAGACATTGTTGGAGATGTTGTATTTAATGGAGCAGTGGGTTCTAATTATGAATTAGGAACATTAAGTGTATCAGGTGATTCTGAAATAAATGGAGGAGTTGTAAAAACTAATGGAACTCAAACATATACAGGTGCAGTTACATTAGGAAATGACACTTCATTTGTTACAAATAATTCAGATATAACTTTTGGCAGTTCTATCGATGCAAAAGCTGGAGTTACACCTGCCCCAAATCTATCTTTTACAGCTGGAAATGGTGATATTTCAGTTTCAGGTGCAATTGGTTCAAATTCAGCTTTAGGTGATATTGAAATAGTATCAGCAAAAGATGTAACAACAAATGGAATTACAGCAGATAATTTTACACAGTTATCAGGTACTGGAACAAGTACTTTTAATGGAACAACAGATTTAACAGGAAATTTTGATTTTACAGGAACAAATTTAACTGTAAATGCTCCTATGAATATAGATGGAAGTGCTGAAATTACAAATTCAGGATTATTTACAACAAGTTCAAACGGTGATATTTTAGCTAAAGATGGTTTTGTTCAAAATGGAACAGGAGATAATAGTTTAGCTGGAGATATAACAACTGATGGAAATAATATTAGTTTTGCTGGAAATGTAACTTTAACTGATGATATTACTATAAGTACAGGAACTGGTCCAGGAGATGTGACATTTGCAAAAGAAGTTAATAGTGATGGTAGTACACCTGCAAATGGACTTACAATTAATGCTTTAGATGGAGTAGTTAAATTTGATGAAGCTATTGGAGGAACATCACCTTTAGGTAATTTTAGTGTTACATCAAATGAGTTTTTATTTAATGATTTAACATCAACTTCAAATGTTGATATAAATGTACAAGGTGATTTTGAATCAGGTAATATAACAGCTGGTGGAGATATGTCAATCTCTACAACAGGTGATATAACACAAAAAAGTGGTTCAAATTTGGTTATTACTGGCGATTCAACTTTTGAAGCAGTAGGAGGAGATTTAATTCTTACTGAAGCTGGAAATTCATTTACTGGTCAAGTAAATATGACTGCACAAGATATACAAATAGATTATGCAGGAGGAGATTTTACTGTTGGAAATGTATCTTCAACAAATCTTGATATTACTTCAACTACTGGAGATATAACTCAAGCGAGTGGAACATCTATCGTTGTATTAAATGAGACAACATTGGCTTCAACTTCTGGTGATATAACTCTTTCAGGAGAAAATGACTTCCAAGGAACAGTAAACGCAAGTGGAGCAAATGTAGCATTAAATGATGTAAATGGAATAGAATTAGGAACAATAAGCGCAAGTGAATCTTTAGGTGTAAGTGCAACAGATGATATAACACAAAGCCCAACATCAGTAATTACTTCAAATGGTGAAACAACATTGGCTTCAACAACTGGAGATGTAACACTAGATGGAGAAAATGACTTCCAAGGAACAGTAAACGCAAGTGGAGCAAATGTAGCATTAAATGATGTAAATGGAATAGAATTAGGAACAATAAGCGCAAGTGAATCTTTAGGTGTAAGTGCAACAGATGATATAACACAAAGCCCAACATCAGTAATTACTTCAAATGGTGAAACAACATTGGCTTCAACAACTGGAGATGTAACACTAGATGGAGAAAATGACTTCCAAGGAACAGTAAACGCAAGTGGAGCAAATGTAGCATTAAATGATGTAAATGGAATAGAATTAGGAACAATAAGCGCAAGTGAATCTTTAGGTGTAAGTGCAACAGATGATATAACACAAAGCTCAAGTTCAGTAATTACTTCAAATGGTAAGACAACATTGGCTTCAACAACTGGTGATGTAACACTAGATGGAGAAAATGACTTCCAAGGAACAGTAAACGCAAGTGGAGCAAATGTAGCATTAAATGATGTAAATGGAATAGAATTAGGAACAATCACTGCAAGTGAATCTTTAGGTGTAAGTGCAACAGATGATATAACACAAAGCCCAAGTTCAGTAATTACTTCAAATGGTAAGACAACATTGGCTTCAACAACTGGTGATGTAACACTAGATGGGAGAACTAATCAATTTAAGGGCAAAATAAATCTAAATGCAAAAAATGCAAAAATAAATGCGACATCAAAGCTCAATTTAGGTGATATAAAACTTAATACAAAACTTCAAGGAACAGGTGCCCCTAATGATACTTTGAATGCATCAGATATATCTAATATCATTACGAAAGATTTTTCAAATGTTGAAAAAAATATAAAAATAGTTACTGATAATTTAAAAAATTTATTTTCAAATAAATTAGAAAATAATAATTTAACAGCATCAATTATAGAAAGATTGAATTTTCCTAACACAAATAATATTTCATTAGTTTCAATTCCTCCTGAAAAAATAGAAGTTGAAAAAATAACTTTTAGTGAATTAGTTTTAATGAATGAAAAAAGCCAAAATAAAGATGTTAATAGTGACATAATTATAGCTTTAGCAGAAAATTCAGCTATCAAACTTATAAATAGTGGTGTAAATCTTCCTGAAGGTGTTGAACAAGAATTTTATGTAATTAAACAAGATAAAGATAACAAAGGTATAAATCAATGA
- a CDS encoding ShlB/FhaC/HecB family hemolysin secretion/activation protein → MKKVIIVSFLASNILFGANFPNVDAIQNSINLPKTVEEKNLENKNNLIEIDGKKKYAPIMIDDKSGKKLYIKNYTFEGNEHILSIDLEKLTNSFKDKELSFSELQNIASLITKEYRDRGYFVARAYIPKQNIQENDNVLKIAIIEGNYGQFKLTNNSYVKDFFIQAILDDAKSRDDVIGTNTLERSMLIINDLPGVIVSKANVKPGVDVGTSDFEIETQKTSFYDGYLVGDNYGSKFTGKNRIIAGLNLNSPLQLGDKLSFNGLISNGENIKNYKMGYSFPLMANGLKAETSYSKTKYDLVKLDQTTPDGIYDGYTSNIEAGIIYPIIRSRIENLNISTYYSNKKLKDYYDDSISKNREINNIKIGLDYTKNYSLLGFDTYTKLESFYTLGKLNIKDADSKELDKNGVNTQGSYSKVNLNLESEMIFTPVYSLNTNIKTQYALKNKNLDGSEDFTLGGSDGVKVFSDSEQSVENALVFNVEFFTKLPNISELNHKIGFFYDLGTGDMSNSSKDTEFEKRTLQDIGIGYYTNYKNSFTRLQLARVVGGQDIEVESVGNISRVLLQIGIVF, encoded by the coding sequence ATGAAAAAAGTAATAATAGTTTCTTTTTTAGCTTCAAATATTTTATTTGGAGCTAATTTTCCAAATGTTGATGCAATACAAAACTCTATAAATCTACCAAAAACTGTTGAAGAAAAAAATTTAGAAAATAAAAATAATTTAATAGAAATAGATGGTAAAAAAAAATATGCTCCTATAATGATTGATGATAAAAGTGGTAAAAAGTTATATATAAAAAACTATACTTTTGAAGGAAATGAACATATTTTATCTATAGATTTAGAAAAATTAACAAACAGTTTTAAAGATAAAGAATTAAGTTTCTCTGAACTTCAAAATATAGCTTCTTTAATTACAAAAGAGTATAGAGATAGAGGATATTTTGTTGCGCGAGCTTATATACCCAAACAAAATATTCAAGAAAACGATAATGTTTTGAAAATAGCAATAATAGAAGGAAATTATGGGCAATTTAAATTAACAAATAATTCTTATGTAAAAGATTTTTTTATACAAGCAATATTGGATGATGCAAAAAGTAGAGATGATGTAATTGGTACAAATACTTTAGAAAGAAGTATGTTAATTATAAATGATTTACCAGGAGTAATTGTATCAAAAGCAAATGTAAAACCAGGAGTAGATGTAGGAACTAGTGATTTTGAGATAGAAACTCAAAAGACTTCATTTTATGATGGATATTTAGTGGGTGATAATTATGGGAGTAAATTTACTGGTAAGAATAGAATTATTGCAGGATTAAATCTAAATTCTCCATTACAGCTTGGAGATAAATTATCTTTCAATGGTTTGATAAGTAATGGAGAAAATATAAAAAATTATAAAATGGGATATAGTTTCCCTCTTATGGCAAACGGATTAAAAGCTGAGACAAGCTATTCAAAAACAAAATATGATTTAGTCAAATTAGATCAAACAACGCCAGATGGAATTTATGATGGATATACTTCAAATATTGAAGCAGGAATAATTTATCCTATCATTAGGTCAAGAATAGAAAATTTAAATATTTCAACTTATTATTCTAATAAAAAGTTAAAAGATTATTATGATGATTCTATATCAAAAAATAGGGAAATAAATAATATAAAAATAGGATTAGATTATACAAAAAATTATAGTTTATTAGGTTTTGATACATATACAAAATTAGAGTCTTTTTACACTTTAGGAAAGTTAAATATAAAGGATGCAGACTCAAAAGAACTAGATAAAAATGGTGTAAATACTCAAGGAAGTTATTCTAAAGTAAATTTAAATTTAGAATCAGAAATGATTTTCACTCCAGTGTATTCATTAAATACGAATATAAAAACACAATATGCTTTAAAAAATAAAAATTTAGATGGAAGTGAAGATTTTACATTAGGTGGAAGTGATGGAGTAAAAGTATTTTCAGATAGTGAACAAAGCGTTGAAAATGCATTGGTATTTAATGTAGAATTTTTTACAAAATTACCAAATATATCTGAACTTAATCATAAAATAGGTTTTTTTTATGATTTAGGTACAGGAGATATGAGTAATAGCTCAAAAGATACAGAATTTGAAAAAAGAACTTTACAAGATATAGGTATTGGATATTATACAAATTATAAAAATTCATTTACTAGATTACAATTAGCAAGAGTAGTTGGTGGTCAAGATATTGAAGTTGAAAGTGTTGGAAATATTTCTAGAGTTCTTCTTCAAATAGGAATAGTGTTTTAA